The Candidatus Desulfofervidus auxilii genome segment GCTACTTTTGGCCCTTTTGGTAAAGGTTGTCGAACAAAAGCTAAAGCATAATTAAAAAGTTCATCAATTGTTTTAGCTCTGATAATACCACTTTGTTTAAAAGCAGCTTTATAAGCAGCTTCTGAACCTGCTAATGAACCTGTATGAGAAGAAACTGCTTTAGCGCCAGCTGAAGTTACACCTGCCTTTATAAGAATGATAGGTTTTTTCTTTGATACTTCTGTAGCTACTTGAATAAAAGTATGTCCATTCTCTATACCTTCAAGATACCCTAAAATAACCTTTGTTTTTTCATCTTCTCCTAAAGCAATAAGCATATCTATTTCTGATATATCAGCTTTATTACCAAGGCTAATAAATTTTGAAAAACCTATTTTTTCTCCTAAAGTCCAATCTAATACTGCAATACACATAGCCCCTGATTGAGAGAAAAACCCAATTTCTCCCTTTTCTGGCATACCATTTGCGAAAGAGGCATTTAGACAGCTATAAGTATCTATTAATCCTAAACAATTTGGGCCAAGAACACGTACACAATTCTCTTTTGCCAATCTTTTCAATTCTTCCTCAAGGCGTGCCCCTTCTGGGCCTGCTTCTTTAAAGCCAGCAGAAATTACTATAGCTGCAGGAATACCCTTTTCCCCACAGATTTTTATAGTCTCCAATACATCTGGTGGACGCACTGCAATAACAGCCAAATCTATCTTTTCAGGAACATCTATAAGACTTGGATAAACTTTTAAACCAAGAATTTCAGAAACTTTTGGATTAATAGGAAAAATTTTTCCTTTAAAATTGTACTGCAATAAATTTTGAACAAGAATATGACCAATTTTGCCTTCATGAGCAGAAGCACCTACAACAGCTACTGATTTTGGTTGAAATAATTTTTCTAACATAATTTTAAAACATTTTAACACAAAATTGTGTTGAAATGTCAAGTTAAAATAGCTGCCACACATCTAGTGAGGCAAAACTTTAACACTAAGACCTTATTTTTTCATAATCAATCTACTGACTATAACATCTAGTAAGGCAACAACTCCAATTACTTTCCTCCCTCTGGTTACAAAGATCCTTGCAATATTAAACTTTTCCATTAATTTCACAACGTGTTCCATCTCCATCTCCTCATCAACACAGATTAATGGCTTTGATGCAATATCTTCTACCTTTACCTTATTTAAATCAAGATTTTTCTTTATAACCTTAAAGACCACATCCCTTACTGTAATAACCCCATATACATCCCTTTCATCTTTTGGCCTTACAACTAAAGATCTGATCCTCTTATCAACCATCTTCTCTATAGCCTCATAAATATTTGCATCATGGTCTATATACTCTACCTTGTCAGTCATTATCTCTCCTACCTTCATATCCACCTCCTTTTATAAGTTTATAAAATTATAAATGCAATTATCATGCCTTTAATATAAGACTACTGGTATAAATTTTGCTAACTATAAAATATAAAAAGGGTCATGAGTATAAAGGTAGCTATAAACGGATTTGGTAGGATTGGACGTTGCTTTTTAAGGAGGGCAATGGAATATAAGGATATAGAGGTGGTTGTTATAAATGACCTTATGGCAACCCCTGAGGCGGCAGCCTATTTATTTAAGTATGATTCTGTCTATCGCAAATACAAGGGTAGTGTTAGCTATGAAAATAATTCTCTAATTGTAGATGGAAAAAACATCACTATTACAAGGGAAAGAGACCCTGAAGTCCTCCCATGGAAAAGGTTGGATATCGATGTAGTAGTTGAATGTACAGGCTGTTTTACAGACAAGGAGGCAGCAGAAAGGCATCTTAAAGCAGGGGCAAAAAAGGTAATTATCAGTGCCCCTTCTAAAAACGCAGATGCAACTGTTGTATTGGGAGTAAATGAAGATATCTACAATCCAGAAAAACACAACATCATCTCTTTGGCCTCCTGCACTACAAATTCTCTAGCGCCTGTAGCTAAGGTGTTAAATGATTCATTCGGTATTGAAAGCTTAATTATAACTGCTATCCATGCCTATACAGCAGGGCAAGCCCTTGTTGACTCCTTTGGCAAAAGGCTTCGTC includes the following:
- a CDS encoding CBS domain-containing protein, whose translation is MKVGEIMTDKVEYIDHDANIYEAIEKMVDKRIRSLVVRPKDERDVYGVITVRDVVFKVIKKNLDLNKVKVEDIASKPLICVDEEMEMEHVVKLMEKFNIARIFVTRGRKVIGVVALLDVIVSRLIMKK
- the gap gene encoding type I glyceraldehyde-3-phosphate dehydrogenase, with the translated sequence MSIKVAINGFGRIGRCFLRRAMEYKDIEVVVINDLMATPEAAAYLFKYDSVYRKYKGSVSYENNSLIVDGKNITITRERDPEVLPWKRLDIDVVVECTGCFTDKEAAERHLKAGAKKVIISAPSKNADATVVLGVNEDIYNPEKHNIISLASCTTNSLAPVAKVLNDSFGIESLIITAIHAYTAGQALVDSFGKRLRRARAAGVSIIPTSTGATIATEQVLPELKGKMTGLAMRVPIICGSVTDIVAILRREVTAEEINNTLRMYSKERMKGILEVTDDRIVSSDIIGNSHSAIVDAVSTMVLQKRVVKVLSWYDNEWAYACRLVDFTKLIGRLL